One Phoenix dactylifera cultivar Barhee BC4 unplaced genomic scaffold, palm_55x_up_171113_PBpolish2nd_filt_p 000298F, whole genome shotgun sequence DNA window includes the following coding sequences:
- the LOC103706340 gene encoding DNA-(apurinic or apyrimidinic site) endonuclease 2 isoform X2: protein MKIVTYNVNGLRQRVSQHGSLLRLLNSLDADIICFQETKLSRQELSADVTMAEGYEAFVSCTRTSNKGRTGYSGVATFCRVRSSFSSNEVALPVAAEEGFTGLLECLKKREITRDFLHTPVEVEGLSDITNEDLLKVDSEGRCLITDHGHFVLFNIYGPRAEEDDKERIQFKLLFFRMLEKRLESLLTQGKRVFVAGDLNIAPAAIDKCDAEPGFEKNMFRKWLRSLLQECRGSFFDVFRSKHPERWNGGRSTKLEGSDHVPVYVVLRDIPDLSTHDTPSLAVRYFPEVRGWQQTIVSFLMKRKVSSNCKHHSLSNFSSVEDTLIENCGECVECSLACGTKSQHVNASDVSHSSGQDLPYFNSGGESFNSNVIKDSSITVDGTQNTLLRLKTEPARSLSHCKLKLKKKGGHSNSSQLTLTSFFQKPNIVRTIGVETVNTGGSSTPEDTEKPRDNLSHVTEGAGKIFSENVKDSSSERNDSSISSHVQEQGCSDPSFFYKKDKDNVAILEWQRIQEKMKKSLPLCKGHREPCVARSVKKGPNTGRQFYVCARAKGPASNQEANCDHFQWASVKSKENRR from the exons ATGAAGATCGTCACATACAATGTGAACGGGCTGAGGCAGCGCGTGTCCCAGCACGgctccctcctccgcctcctcaaCTCCCTCGATGCCGACATCATCTGCTTCCAG GAGACAAAATTATCAAGACAAGAACTGTCTGCAGATGTAACCATGGCTGAGGGATATGAAGCTTTTGTTTCGTGCACTCGTACTTCTAACAAAGGACGGACAGGCTATTCCG GTGTTGCAACATTTTGCCGGGTCAGATCTTCATTTTCCAGCAATGAGGTGGCTTTACCGGTAGCAGCAGAAGAAGGGTTTACTGGCCTTCTTGAATGCCTAAAAAAGAGGGAGATAACAAGGGATTTCCTTCATACACCTGTGGAAGTGGAAGGTCTTTCGGACATAACAAATGAGGATCTATTGAAGGTAGACAGTGAAGGGCGTTGTCTCATAACTGATCATGGCCATTTTG TCCTCTTCAACATATATGGTCCTCGAGCTGAGGAAGACGATAAAGAAAGGATCCaatttaaacttttatttttcagGATGTTAGAG AAAAGATTGGAATCTCTGTTGACTCAAGGGAAGAGAGTTTTTGTTGCTGGTGATCTGAACATTGCTCCTGCTGCTATAGATAAATGTGATGCAGAACCTGGTTTTGAGAAGAATAT GTTTAGGAAATGGCTACGATCTTTGTTGCAAGAATGCAGAGGttcattttttgatgttttcagATCAAAACACCCAGAGAG GTGGAATGGGGGGAGGAGTACTAAATTGGAAGGTTCTGATCATGTTCCTGTTTATGTTGTATTGAGAGATATACCTGACCTTTCAACACATGACACTCCATCTTTAGCTGTGAGATATTTTCCTGAGGTCCGTGGGTGGCAGCAGACTATTG TGTCATTTCtaatgaaaagaaaagtttCAAGCAATTGTAAACACCACAGCCTGTCAAATTTCTCGTCGGTTGAAGACACTTTGATAGAAAATTGTGGTGAATGTGTCGAATGCAGTCTAGCTTGTGGGACAAAATCACAGCATGTGAATGCATCAGATGTATCTCATTCCTCTGGCCAGGATCTTCCTTATTTTAACTCAGGAGGAGAAAGTTTCAATTCAAATGTAATTAAAGATTCAAGCATCACTGTTGATGGCACTCAAAACACTTTGCTTAGGTTGAAGACCGAGCCAGCAAGATCTCTATCTCACTGCAAattgaaattaaagaaaaagggCGGACACAGTAACAGCTCTCAACTGACATTGACATCCTTTTTTCAGAAACCTAATATTGTTAGGACCATTGGTGTGGAGACTGTGAATACTGGTGGCTCATCTACTCCAGAGGATACTGAAAAACCAAGAGATAATTTATCTCATGTAACAGAAGGGGCAGGTAAAATTTTTTCCGAAAATGTCAAAGACAGCAGTTCTGAAAGGAATGACTCTAGCATAAGTTCACATGTTCAAGAACAGGGCTGTTCAGATCCATCCTTCTTttataaaaaagataaggatAATGTTGCAATATTGGAGTGGCAAAGGATTCAAGAGAAAATGAAGAAGAGCTTACCACTGTGCAAGGGTCATCGTGAACCTTGTGTTGCAAGGTCTGTGAAGAAAGGTCCAAATACAGGTCGTCAGTTCTATGTCTGTGCTCGTGCCAAG GGACCTGCATCTAATCAAGAAGCAAATTGTGATCATTTTCAGTGGGCCTCTGTGAAATCTAAAGAGAATCGCAGGTGA
- the LOC103706341 gene encoding PI-PLC X-box domain-containing protein DDB_G0293730 yields MGSQLSKQVERRKSIAAEKKILADLLDSSGDQFPGSDYRPPERKAWMSALGPERLRVNQIVWPGTHDSATDKIGVRFVSRPFAQCQSCSIYRQLAAGARVLDVRVQQDRRVCHGVLTTYSVDVVIDHVKRFLSETQHEIIILEVRTEFGHDDPPDFDRYLVDQLGGHLIHQDDAVFSKTVAELLPGRIICVWKPTKSPAPKRGDPLWSSGYLKDNWIDTDLPNTKFESNMKHLSEQQPVTVRKYFYRVENTATPQADNPVVCVRPVTKRIHGYARLFISQAFKRGFADRLQVLSTDFIDGDFVDACAGMTHARIEGKA; encoded by the coding sequence ATGGGCTCCCAGCTCTCCAAGCAAGTCGAGCGCCGGAAGTCCATCGCCGCCGAGAAGAAAATACTCGCCGACCTCCTCGACTCCTCCGGCGACCAGTTCCCCGGCTCCGACTACCGCCCTCCCGAACGCAAGGCCTGGATGTCGGCCCTCGGCCCCGAGCGCCTCCGCGTCAACCAGATAGTCTGGCCCGGCACCCACGACTCGGCCACCGACAAGATCGGCGTCCGCTTCGTCTCCCGCCCCTTCGCCCAGTGCCAGTCCTGCTCCATCTACCGCCAGCTCGCCGCCGGCGCCCGCGTACTCGACGTCCGTGTCCAGCAGGACCGCCGCGTCTGCCACGGCGTCCTCACCACCTACTCCGTCGACGTCGTCATTGACCACGTCAAACGCTTCCTCTCGGAAACCCAACATGAGATCATCATCCTCGAGGTCCGCACCGAGTTCGGCCACGACGACCCGCCGGACTTCGACAGGTACCTCGTCGACCAGCTCGGCGGCCACCTGATCCACCAGGACGACGCCGTCTTCAGCAAAACCGTCGCCGAATTGCTTCCGGGGAGAATTATATGCGTGTGGAAGCCAACGAAGTCGCCGGCGCCGAAGCGTGGGGACCCGCTCTGGAGCAGTGGATATTTGAAGGACAATTGGATCGATACGGATCTGCCGAACACCAAGTTCGAGAGCAATATGAAGCATTTGAGCGAGCAGCAGCCGGTGACGGTGAGGAAGTATTTTTATCGGGTGGAGAACACGGCGACGCCGCAGGCGGACAATCCGGTGGTGTGCGTGAGGCCGGTGACGAAGAGGATTCATGGCTATGCGAGGCTGTTCATATCGCAGGCGTTCAAGAGGGGGTTCGCTGATAGGTTGCAGGTCCTCTCCACGGATTTTATTGATGGGGATTTTGTGGATGCTTGTGCGGGGATGACCCATGCAAGAATAGAAGGCAAGGCTTga
- the LOC103706340 gene encoding DNA-(apurinic or apyrimidinic site) endonuclease 2 isoform X1, giving the protein MKIVTYNVNGLRQRVSQHGSLLRLLNSLDADIICFQETKLSRQELSADVTMAEGYEAFVSCTRTSNKGRTGYSGVATFCRVRSSFSSNEVALPVAAEEGFTGLLECLKKREITRDFLHTPVEVEGLSDITNEDLLKVDSEGRCLITDHGHFVLFNIYGPRAEEDDKERIQFKLLFFRMLEKRLESLLTQGKRVFVAGDLNIAPAAIDKCDAEPGFEKNMFRKWLRSLLQECRGSFFDVFRSKHPERKEAYTCFPQCVGAEEFNYGSRIDHILIAGPCLHQNHNLEGHNLLDCHVEVCDIMTQFKRGNSDNTPKWNGGRSTKLEGSDHVPVYVVLRDIPDLSTHDTPSLAVRYFPEVRGWQQTIVSFLMKRKVSSNCKHHSLSNFSSVEDTLIENCGECVECSLACGTKSQHVNASDVSHSSGQDLPYFNSGGESFNSNVIKDSSITVDGTQNTLLRLKTEPARSLSHCKLKLKKKGGHSNSSQLTLTSFFQKPNIVRTIGVETVNTGGSSTPEDTEKPRDNLSHVTEGAGKIFSENVKDSSSERNDSSISSHVQEQGCSDPSFFYKKDKDNVAILEWQRIQEKMKKSLPLCKGHREPCVARSVKKGPNTGRQFYVCARAKGPASNQEANCDHFQWASVKSKENRR; this is encoded by the exons ATGAAGATCGTCACATACAATGTGAACGGGCTGAGGCAGCGCGTGTCCCAGCACGgctccctcctccgcctcctcaaCTCCCTCGATGCCGACATCATCTGCTTCCAG GAGACAAAATTATCAAGACAAGAACTGTCTGCAGATGTAACCATGGCTGAGGGATATGAAGCTTTTGTTTCGTGCACTCGTACTTCTAACAAAGGACGGACAGGCTATTCCG GTGTTGCAACATTTTGCCGGGTCAGATCTTCATTTTCCAGCAATGAGGTGGCTTTACCGGTAGCAGCAGAAGAAGGGTTTACTGGCCTTCTTGAATGCCTAAAAAAGAGGGAGATAACAAGGGATTTCCTTCATACACCTGTGGAAGTGGAAGGTCTTTCGGACATAACAAATGAGGATCTATTGAAGGTAGACAGTGAAGGGCGTTGTCTCATAACTGATCATGGCCATTTTG TCCTCTTCAACATATATGGTCCTCGAGCTGAGGAAGACGATAAAGAAAGGATCCaatttaaacttttatttttcagGATGTTAGAG AAAAGATTGGAATCTCTGTTGACTCAAGGGAAGAGAGTTTTTGTTGCTGGTGATCTGAACATTGCTCCTGCTGCTATAGATAAATGTGATGCAGAACCTGGTTTTGAGAAGAATAT GTTTAGGAAATGGCTACGATCTTTGTTGCAAGAATGCAGAGGttcattttttgatgttttcagATCAAAACACCCAGAGAG AAAAGAAGCATATACGTGCTTTCCACAATGTGTTGGAGCTGAAGAATTCAATTATGGTTCCAGGATTGACCATATTCTTATTGCTGGACCATGCTTgcatcaaaatcataatttagaAGGCCATAACCTTTTAGATTGCCATGTGGAAGTATGTGATATAATGACTCAGTTCAAACGAGGAAATTCTGACAATACACCCAA GTGGAATGGGGGGAGGAGTACTAAATTGGAAGGTTCTGATCATGTTCCTGTTTATGTTGTATTGAGAGATATACCTGACCTTTCAACACATGACACTCCATCTTTAGCTGTGAGATATTTTCCTGAGGTCCGTGGGTGGCAGCAGACTATTG TGTCATTTCtaatgaaaagaaaagtttCAAGCAATTGTAAACACCACAGCCTGTCAAATTTCTCGTCGGTTGAAGACACTTTGATAGAAAATTGTGGTGAATGTGTCGAATGCAGTCTAGCTTGTGGGACAAAATCACAGCATGTGAATGCATCAGATGTATCTCATTCCTCTGGCCAGGATCTTCCTTATTTTAACTCAGGAGGAGAAAGTTTCAATTCAAATGTAATTAAAGATTCAAGCATCACTGTTGATGGCACTCAAAACACTTTGCTTAGGTTGAAGACCGAGCCAGCAAGATCTCTATCTCACTGCAAattgaaattaaagaaaaagggCGGACACAGTAACAGCTCTCAACTGACATTGACATCCTTTTTTCAGAAACCTAATATTGTTAGGACCATTGGTGTGGAGACTGTGAATACTGGTGGCTCATCTACTCCAGAGGATACTGAAAAACCAAGAGATAATTTATCTCATGTAACAGAAGGGGCAGGTAAAATTTTTTCCGAAAATGTCAAAGACAGCAGTTCTGAAAGGAATGACTCTAGCATAAGTTCACATGTTCAAGAACAGGGCTGTTCAGATCCATCCTTCTTttataaaaaagataaggatAATGTTGCAATATTGGAGTGGCAAAGGATTCAAGAGAAAATGAAGAAGAGCTTACCACTGTGCAAGGGTCATCGTGAACCTTGTGTTGCAAGGTCTGTGAAGAAAGGTCCAAATACAGGTCGTCAGTTCTATGTCTGTGCTCGTGCCAAG GGACCTGCATCTAATCAAGAAGCAAATTGTGATCATTTTCAGTGGGCCTCTGTGAAATCTAAAGAGAATCGCAGGTGA